From the Lysobacter sp. FW306-1B-D06B genome, one window contains:
- the prfB gene encoding peptide chain release factor 2 (programmed frameshift), with product MIELNPVRQRIADLTGRLDALRGYLDYDAKVERLEEVNRELESPDVWNDAERAQSLGRERSSLEKVVVGIRTLTDGLVGAGELLELAEMENDEGTALAVVDDVDRYAKDVEKLEFQRMFSGKMDSANAFVDIQAGAGGTEAQDWAEILLRMYLRWAESRGWKAELMEVSGGDVAGIKSATIRVEGDFAYGWLKTETGVHRLVRKSPFDSDNRRHTSFTSVFVSPEVDDKIDIEINPADLKTDVYRSSGAGGQHVNKTESAVRITHVPSGIVVACQTERSQHANRDRAMKMLAAKLYELEIQKRNAERDAVEATKSDIGWGSQIRNYVLDQSRIKDLRTGIERSDTQKVLDGDLDEFVEASLKSGLEVGSKRADAV from the exons ATGATCGAGCTCAATCCCGTCCGCCAGCGCATCGCCGACCTCACGGGCCGGCTGGATGCGCTCAGGGGGTATCTT GACTACGACGCCAAAGTCGAACGTCTCGAAGAAGTAAACCGCGAACTGGAAAGCCCCGACGTCTGGAACGACGCGGAGCGCGCCCAATCGCTGGGCCGCGAGCGCTCTTCGCTCGAGAAGGTCGTCGTCGGCATCCGCACCCTCACCGACGGCCTGGTCGGCGCCGGCGAACTGCTGGAACTGGCCGAAATGGAGAACGACGAAGGCACCGCGCTGGCCGTGGTGGACGACGTCGATCGCTACGCGAAGGACGTCGAGAAGCTCGAGTTCCAGCGCATGTTCTCCGGCAAGATGGATTCGGCCAACGCCTTCGTCGACATCCAGGCCGGCGCCGGCGGCACCGAAGCGCAGGACTGGGCGGAAATCCTCCTGCGCATGTACCTGCGCTGGGCCGAATCGCGAGGCTGGAAGGCCGAACTGATGGAAGTCAGCGGCGGCGACGTGGCCGGCATCAAGTCGGCGACCATCCGCGTGGAAGGCGATTTCGCCTACGGCTGGCTCAAGACCGAGACCGGCGTGCACCGCCTGGTGCGCAAGTCGCCGTTCGATTCGGACAACCGCCGGCATACCAGCTTCACGTCGGTGTTCGTGTCGCCGGAAGTCGACGACAAGATCGACATCGAGATCAATCCGGCCGACCTGAAGACCGACGTCTACCGCTCCTCCGGCGCGGGCGGCCAGCACGTCAACAAGACCGAGTCGGCGGTGCGCATCACGCACGTGCCGTCCGGCATTGTCGTGGCGTGCCAGACCGAACGCAGCCAGCACGCCAACCGCGACCGCGCCATGAAGATGCTCGCGGCGAAGTTGTACGAGCTGGAAATCCAGAAGCGCAACGCCGAGCGCGATGCGGTGGAAGCCACCAAGTCCGACATCGGTTGGGGCAGCCAGATCCGCAACTACGTGCTGGACCAGAGCCGCATCAAGGATCTGCGTACCGGCATCGAACGCAGCGACACGCAGAAGGTGCTGGACGGCGACCTGGACGAGTTCGTCGAGGCCAGCCTGAAGTCCGGCCTGGAAGTCGGATCCAAACGCGCCGACGCCGTGTAA
- a CDS encoding YkvA family protein, with the protein MPLTINIDLSDEDLQHFAGIVESARQEAADKSNAQVVEAAVALAMKAQQSKPPQFVKDRLEMLDALIAMLRDEAWALSEADAANVRSALAYFVSAGDAIPDNVPVLGFIDDAIMIELCARELKHEIEAYNDFCDFRQREADRRKLDPATVGRADWLENRREELQDRMHQRRSRDFRGGFGSGFGTGYGGSSSYGPVSRYSDSGWRPGPFRFR; encoded by the coding sequence ATGCCGTTGACCATCAACATCGACCTGTCCGACGAGGACCTGCAGCACTTTGCCGGCATCGTCGAGAGTGCCCGGCAGGAAGCCGCGGACAAGAGCAATGCCCAGGTCGTGGAGGCCGCCGTCGCGCTGGCGATGAAGGCGCAGCAGAGCAAGCCGCCGCAGTTCGTGAAGGACCGGCTGGAGATGCTCGATGCACTGATCGCGATGCTGCGCGACGAGGCCTGGGCGCTGTCGGAAGCCGACGCGGCGAACGTGCGTTCGGCGCTGGCCTACTTCGTCTCCGCCGGCGACGCGATCCCGGACAACGTGCCGGTGCTGGGCTTCATCGACGACGCGATCATGATCGAACTGTGCGCGCGCGAGCTGAAGCACGAGATCGAGGCCTACAACGACTTCTGCGACTTCCGCCAGCGCGAAGCCGATCGCCGCAAACTCGACCCGGCCACGGTGGGGCGCGCGGACTGGCTCGAAAACCGGCGGGAGGAATTGCAGGACCGCATGCACCAGCGCCGCTCGCGCGATTTCCGCGGAGGGTTCGGCAGCGGCTTCGGAACCGGCTACGGCGGCAGCAGCAGCTACGGCCCGGTGAGCCGCTATTCCGACAGCGGCTGGCGGCCGGGACCGTTCCGGTTCCGCTGA
- a CDS encoding LytTR family DNA-binding domain-containing protein, which produces MNAPIATTTAGPFRSDRWRRVFEVGFWVVMTCINAVANSITVLIDIENSGLGFAAWEPVTWEWSSGILMLALVPAVVWFTRRVPFHWDSWRRALPWHVLGSVVFCLVHVVGMVAIREAVYAWQGGDYDFGSWPRQLIYEYLKDVRSYAGMVVIIEGYRFIRRRWQGEASLLGEPDEGPPVEPVERPERFLVRKLGREFLVAAMDVEWLQASGNYVNLRVRGHDYPLRSTMATIEERLDPSRFARIHRSYMVNLGQVASIEPLDTGDARVHLADGTVLPCSRRHREALRERAGFA; this is translated from the coding sequence ATGAATGCGCCCATTGCGACGACCACTGCCGGCCCCTTCCGCTCCGATCGCTGGCGGCGCGTGTTCGAGGTTGGCTTCTGGGTCGTGATGACCTGCATCAACGCGGTCGCCAACAGCATCACGGTGCTGATCGACATCGAGAACTCGGGCCTCGGGTTCGCCGCCTGGGAGCCGGTGACCTGGGAGTGGTCGAGCGGGATCCTGATGCTGGCCCTGGTGCCGGCGGTGGTCTGGTTCACCCGGCGGGTTCCGTTCCACTGGGACAGCTGGCGCCGGGCCCTGCCGTGGCATGTGCTGGGCAGCGTGGTGTTCTGCCTGGTCCACGTGGTCGGGATGGTCGCCATTCGCGAGGCCGTCTATGCCTGGCAGGGCGGCGATTACGACTTCGGTTCCTGGCCGCGCCAGCTGATCTACGAGTACCTCAAGGACGTGCGCAGCTATGCCGGCATGGTCGTCATCATCGAGGGCTACCGCTTCATCCGCCGCCGCTGGCAGGGCGAGGCCAGCCTGCTGGGCGAACCGGACGAAGGCCCGCCCGTCGAGCCGGTCGAGCGGCCCGAACGCTTCCTGGTTCGCAAGCTGGGGCGCGAGTTCCTCGTCGCCGCGATGGACGTGGAATGGCTGCAGGCCTCGGGCAACTACGTGAACCTGCGCGTGCGCGGCCACGACTACCCGCTGCGCAGCACGATGGCGACCATCGAGGAGCGCCTGGACCCGTCGCGGTTCGCCCGGATCCACCGCAGCTACATGGTGAACCTGGGGCAGGTGGCCTCGATCGAGCCGCTGGACACCGGCGATGCCCGCGTCCACCTCGCCGACGGCACCGTCCTGCCGTGCAGCCGGCGCCATCGCGAGGCGCTGCGCGAGCGGGCCGGGTTCGCCTGA
- a CDS encoding acyltransferase family protein, which produces MERRYFLDWVRIGAFALLVLYHVGMYYVTWDWHVKSPFAGDALEPFMMMTSPWRLSLLFFISGVASAYLLGKGEDGFLRRRSWRLLVPLVFGMVVIVTPQAYYEVVEKLPGGYHDGYLAFWGRYLSNDPTFCRDGDCLDVPTWNHLWFVVYLWAYTVVLCLLRWTTRGKLSGLKARVVAAMSGWGLLVWPIVFLVVVRVALVGRFESTHALVDDWYNHAQYLPQFLLGYAVARSQTVWDRFAALRWPAAALSVAGYVFIVWYFGTFNDDATPPPEALRMVQRCIWGLFQWSAIVAIVGFAAHWKPGDSPARRYLTEAVFPVYILHQTIIVVLAHNLQPLGLRPVVEGPMLVAVTLALCFAGFEIVRRVGVLRPLFGLGPRTPRQATRETVGAPA; this is translated from the coding sequence ATGGAACGCCGCTACTTTCTGGACTGGGTCCGCATCGGCGCCTTCGCGCTGCTCGTGCTGTACCACGTGGGCATGTACTACGTGACCTGGGACTGGCACGTCAAAAGCCCGTTCGCGGGCGACGCGCTCGAGCCGTTCATGATGATGACCTCGCCCTGGCGGCTGTCGCTGCTGTTCTTCATCTCCGGCGTGGCCAGTGCGTACCTGCTGGGCAAGGGCGAAGACGGTTTCCTTCGCCGCCGTTCGTGGCGGCTGCTGGTGCCGCTGGTGTTCGGCATGGTGGTGATCGTCACCCCGCAGGCGTACTACGAGGTGGTGGAGAAGTTGCCCGGCGGCTACCACGATGGCTATCTCGCCTTCTGGGGCCGGTACCTGTCGAACGACCCGACTTTCTGCCGCGATGGCGACTGCCTCGACGTGCCGACCTGGAACCACCTGTGGTTCGTCGTCTACCTGTGGGCCTATACCGTGGTGCTGTGCCTGTTGCGCTGGACGACGCGCGGCAAGCTGTCCGGACTGAAGGCGCGGGTGGTCGCGGCGATGTCCGGCTGGGGTCTTCTGGTCTGGCCGATCGTCTTCCTGGTGGTCGTGCGCGTGGCGCTGGTGGGCCGCTTTGAATCCACCCACGCGCTCGTCGACGACTGGTACAACCACGCCCAGTACCTGCCGCAATTCCTGCTGGGCTACGCGGTGGCGCGATCGCAGACGGTGTGGGATCGCTTCGCTGCGCTGCGGTGGCCGGCCGCCGCGCTTTCCGTCGCCGGTTACGTCTTCATCGTCTGGTACTTCGGCACGTTCAACGACGATGCGACACCGCCGCCGGAAGCGCTGCGCATGGTCCAGCGCTGCATCTGGGGCCTGTTCCAGTGGAGCGCCATCGTCGCCATCGTCGGTTTCGCCGCGCACTGGAAACCCGGCGACAGCCCGGCGCGGCGCTACCTCACCGAGGCCGTGTTTCCGGTCTACATCCTCCACCAGACGATCATCGTCGTGCTCGCCCACAACCTGCAGCCGCTGGGCCTGCGCCCGGTCGTCGAAGGCCCGATGCTGGTGGCCGTCACGCTGGCGCTGTGCTTTGCGGGATTCGAGATCGTGCGACGTGTGGGCGTGCTGCGGCCGTTGTTCGGGCTGGGACCGCGGACGCCACGGCAGGCGACGCGCGAAACTGTCGGTGCGCCTGCCTGA
- a CDS encoding enoyl-CoA hydratase/isomerase family protein translates to MTAHYETRDEVAVITLDNPPVNGLGYRTRRGIVDGMQRALADGAVKAIVIHGQGNAFSGGADIREFDSPDAQREPSLHTVIRTIESSPKPVVAAIHSVAMGGGLELALGCHYRVAERDAQIALPEVNLGLLPGAGGTQRLPRVVGLERVAVACWRVVRPCPRVTHGGD, encoded by the coding sequence ATGACAGCGCACTACGAGACTCGCGACGAGGTCGCGGTCATCACACTCGACAACCCGCCCGTCAACGGACTGGGATACCGCACGCGACGCGGCATCGTCGACGGCATGCAGCGCGCCCTGGCCGACGGGGCGGTGAAGGCCATCGTGATACATGGGCAGGGCAACGCCTTTTCCGGCGGCGCCGACATCCGCGAGTTCGACTCGCCGGACGCGCAGCGCGAACCGAGCCTGCATACGGTGATCCGGACGATCGAATCCTCGCCCAAACCGGTCGTCGCCGCGATCCACTCGGTGGCGATGGGCGGTGGGCTGGAGCTCGCGCTGGGATGCCACTACCGCGTGGCGGAGCGCGACGCGCAGATCGCCTTGCCGGAGGTGAACCTGGGCCTGTTGCCGGGTGCGGGTGGCACGCAGCGCCTGCCGCGCGTCGTCGGGCTCGAGCGTGTCGCCGTTGCATGTTGGCGCGTTGTGAGGCCTTGCCCGCGTGTCACACACGGCGGCGACTAG
- the recJ gene encoding single-stranded-DNA-specific exonuclease RecJ — translation MKPVARLRRRECVDPGQWPDSMPALLRRLYAARGATTPELAQPRLTNLHPPELLGGLDAATVLLADAIAHDRHIVVVGDFDCDGATACAVGVRGLRMLGARRVSHAVPNRIVHGYGLSPALVEELAALQPDLLVTVDHGIACHAGITAAKARGWQVLVTDHHLPGEHLPPADAIVDPNLRGDAFPSKCLAGVGVMFYVLLALRRHLRERGAFDGREPDLQVLLDLVAVGTVADVVPLDANNRALVGAGLRRLRAGHGCAGLKALIEVSQRDAGRLTATDIGYAVGPRLNAAGRLEDMALGIECLLTDDLARARDIAATLNEINSERRAVQQQMTDDAERALGRVAMGEGDAPAAVCLFDAEWHPGVVGLVASKMKERLHRPVIAFAPAEPGSDSLRGSARSIPGFHIRDALADVHARHPHLIERFGGHAMAAGLSLRAEAFAAFAQAFRECAAAMLTPELLQAELLSDGELVADEFCRASAEALRDGGPWGQGFGEPQFDGEFDVIGWRVVGERHLKLELGLAGRRLNAIEFGGWTGLAPPARVRIAYRLETDDYRGGDAVQLIVVHRESVDGIA, via the coding sequence ATGAAGCCGGTCGCGCGCCTGCGGCGCCGCGAGTGCGTCGACCCGGGGCAGTGGCCCGATTCGATGCCCGCGCTGCTGCGCCGCCTCTACGCCGCGCGCGGCGCGACCACGCCCGAGCTCGCGCAGCCGCGCCTGACGAACCTGCATCCGCCGGAACTGCTCGGTGGCCTGGACGCGGCGACGGTCCTGCTTGCCGACGCCATCGCGCACGACAGGCACATCGTAGTCGTCGGCGATTTCGACTGCGACGGCGCCACTGCCTGCGCGGTCGGCGTGCGCGGCTTGCGCATGCTCGGCGCGCGGCGCGTTTCGCACGCGGTGCCCAATCGCATCGTGCACGGCTATGGCTTGTCGCCGGCGCTGGTGGAGGAACTGGCGGCGCTGCAGCCCGACCTGCTGGTCACCGTCGACCATGGCATCGCCTGCCATGCCGGCATCACGGCGGCGAAGGCGCGCGGCTGGCAGGTGCTGGTGACCGATCACCACCTTCCGGGCGAACACCTGCCGCCGGCCGATGCCATCGTCGATCCGAACCTGCGCGGCGACGCATTCCCGAGCAAATGCCTGGCCGGCGTCGGCGTGATGTTCTACGTGCTGCTCGCATTGCGCCGGCACCTTCGCGAACGCGGTGCGTTCGACGGACGCGAGCCGGACCTGCAGGTGCTGCTCGACCTCGTCGCTGTCGGTACGGTCGCCGACGTGGTGCCGCTGGATGCGAACAACCGCGCGCTCGTCGGTGCGGGACTGCGACGCCTGCGCGCGGGTCACGGCTGCGCGGGATTGAAGGCGCTGATCGAAGTGTCGCAGCGCGATGCCGGCCGTCTGACCGCCACCGACATCGGCTACGCCGTCGGCCCGCGACTCAATGCGGCCGGGCGCCTGGAAGACATGGCGCTGGGCATCGAATGCCTGCTCACCGACGACCTCGCGCGGGCGCGCGACATCGCCGCCACGCTCAACGAGATCAACAGCGAGCGCCGCGCCGTGCAGCAGCAGATGACCGATGACGCCGAACGCGCACTCGGCCGCGTGGCGATGGGCGAGGGCGACGCTCCGGCGGCGGTGTGCCTGTTCGATGCCGAATGGCATCCGGGCGTGGTCGGCCTGGTCGCTTCGAAGATGAAGGAGCGGCTGCACCGTCCCGTCATTGCGTTCGCGCCGGCCGAGCCGGGCAGCGATTCGCTGCGCGGCTCCGCGCGCTCGATCCCGGGCTTCCACATCCGCGACGCGCTGGCCGACGTGCACGCGCGTCATCCGCATCTGATCGAACGCTTCGGTGGGCATGCGATGGCCGCGGGCCTGTCGCTGCGCGCGGAGGCGTTCGCGGCGTTCGCACAGGCCTTCAGGGAATGCGCCGCGGCCATGCTCACGCCCGAACTTCTGCAGGCCGAACTGCTCAGCGACGGTGAACTGGTGGCCGACGAATTCTGCCGCGCCAGCGCCGAAGCGCTGCGCGACGGCGGGCCGTGGGGGCAGGGTTTCGGCGAGCCTCAGTTCGACGGCGAGTTCGATGTGATCGGTTGGCGGGTCGTTGGCGAGCGGCATCTGAAACTCGAACTCGGCCTCGCAGGGCGTCGCCTCAACGCGATCGAGTTCGGCGGCTGGACCGGACTTGCGCCGCCCGCGCGCGTGCGCATCGCGTATCGGCTGGAAACGGACGATTACCGCGGAGGCGACGCCGTGCAACTGATCGTCGTCCATCGCGAAAGCGTCGACGGGATTGCGTAG
- a CDS encoding phosphoglycerate mutase: MITLLLPPRERFGGQRLSESTGKALARGDRSERGGDALSDILDVLPRGWPVAAASRQRDAGDAAHAAWLRADPAYVQPDINGARLLSYGQALGLTATDAAALLKPLKPLFGDAGFPIDAPVPSRWYLRLPMGAKLPAFTSPEQALGADLFDELPQGPEGRRWRALLSEAQVVLHNHPLNAQRAAAGLAPVNSLWFWGAGALPDRVQSTYTRIASDDETLTALAVLGGVHVTARASSWNGDAASGNTLIDLRDSRDLALLEGAWFAPLLKAVADSALAQLRFEFDDGTRYDITRSQRWRFWRRPLVSFVASAA; this comes from the coding sequence GTGATCACGCTGCTGCTGCCGCCGCGCGAGCGCTTTGGCGGCCAGCGTCTGTCGGAGTCCACCGGCAAGGCGCTGGCGCGCGGCGATCGCAGCGAGCGCGGCGGCGATGCGCTCTCCGACATTCTCGATGTGCTGCCGCGCGGCTGGCCCGTCGCGGCCGCCTCGCGTCAACGCGATGCCGGCGACGCCGCGCACGCCGCCTGGCTGCGTGCGGATCCGGCCTACGTGCAGCCCGACATCAACGGCGCACGCCTGCTGTCCTACGGGCAGGCGCTGGGTCTGACCGCGACCGACGCAGCCGCACTGCTGAAACCGCTCAAGCCGTTGTTCGGCGACGCGGGCTTTCCGATCGACGCGCCCGTTCCATCGCGCTGGTACCTGCGCTTGCCGATGGGCGCGAAGCTGCCTGCGTTCACTTCGCCCGAGCAGGCCCTCGGCGCCGATCTCTTCGATGAGTTGCCGCAGGGCCCCGAAGGCCGCCGCTGGCGTGCATTGCTCAGCGAAGCGCAGGTCGTGCTGCACAACCATCCGCTCAACGCGCAGCGCGCAGCGGCCGGGCTGGCGCCGGTGAACTCGTTGTGGTTCTGGGGCGCGGGCGCGCTGCCCGATCGCGTGCAGTCGACGTACACGCGCATCGCCAGTGATGACGAGACCCTGACGGCGCTGGCCGTACTCGGCGGCGTGCACGTCACCGCCAGGGCATCGTCGTGGAATGGCGATGCCGCCAGCGGGAACACGCTCATCGACCTGCGCGACTCGCGCGATCTCGCCCTGCTCGAGGGCGCATGGTTCGCGCCCCTGCTGAAGGCCGTCGCCGACAGCGCGCTTGCGCAGCTTCGCTTCGAATTCGACGACGGCACGCGCTACGACATCACGCGCTCGCAGCGCTGGCGCTTCTGGCGTCGCCCGCTGGTGTCCTTCGTCGCGTCTGCCGCATGA
- the greA gene encoding transcription elongation factor GreA yields the protein MRAPLTLQGAQRLRAELEELKSVKRPAVINAISEARAHGDLKENAEYHAAREQQGFIEGRIKQLEAELSHAQVIDVSSLNAGSRVVFGATVELADTETDEERRYQIVGDLEADIKLGLIAISSPVARALIGKHEGDTITIDAPGGTREYEIVGVSYAAG from the coding sequence ATGCGAGCACCCCTTACCCTTCAGGGCGCACAGCGACTGCGCGCCGAGCTGGAAGAATTGAAGTCGGTCAAGCGCCCGGCGGTGATCAACGCGATCTCCGAAGCGCGCGCGCACGGCGACCTCAAGGAAAACGCCGAGTACCACGCCGCCCGCGAACAGCAGGGCTTCATCGAAGGCCGCATCAAGCAGCTGGAAGCCGAGCTGTCGCACGCGCAGGTGATCGACGTGTCCTCGCTCAACGCCGGCTCGCGCGTGGTGTTCGGCGCGACGGTCGAACTGGCCGACACGGAAACCGACGAAGAGCGCCGCTACCAGATCGTTGGCGACCTGGAAGCCGACATCAAGCTGGGCCTGATCGCGATCTCCTCGCCGGTGGCGCGTGCGCTGATCGGCAAGCACGAAGGCGACACGATCACCATCGATGCGCCCGGCGGCACCCGGGAGTACGAAATCGTCGGCGTCAGCTACGCCGCCGGCTGA
- the carB gene encoding carbamoyl-phosphate synthase large subunit produces MPKRTDIKTVLIIGAGPIVIGQACEFDYSGAQACKALRDEGYRVVLVNSNPATIMTDPNMADAVYIEPINWQTVEKIIAKEKPDALLPTMGGQTALNCALDLADNGVLEKYNVELIGASRDAIRMAEDRELFRVAMSEIGLECPKAEVARTFEQAVEIQTKVGYPTIIRPSFTLGGTGGGIAYNKEEFEEIAKRGLELSPVHEILVEESVLGWKEFEMEVVRDTKDNCIIVCSIENFDAMGVHTGDSITVAPAQTLTDKEYQRLRDASIAVLRKIGVDTGGSNVQFGINAHDGRVVVIEMNPRVSRSSALASKATGFPIAKVAAKLAVGYTLDELKNEITGGLTPASFEPSIDYVVTKIPRFAFEKFPQADARLTTQMKSVGEVMAMGRTFQESLQKALRGLETGKVGLDPTGLDLSSEEDIAKLKRELKEPGPERMFHIGDAFRAGMSVEDVHAMSFVDPWFLDQIEEIIANEKSVAEAGLSALDKSRMRELKRMGFSDARLAQLTGTDETAVRTLRRAFGVRPVYKRVDSCAAEFATTTAYMYSTYEDECEANPSNRDKIIVLGGGPNRIGQGIEFDYCCVHAALALREDGYETIMVNCNPETVSTDYDTSDRLYFEPLTLEDVLEIADLEKPKGVIVQYGGQTPLKLARALEANGVPIIGTTPDSIDLAEDRERFQKLVQDLGLAQPLNRTARNPEEAVVLASQIGYPLVVRPSYVLGGRAMEIVHGDADLKRYMRDAVKVSNDSPVLLDRFLDNAVEVDVDVIADKDGNVLIGGVMEHIEEAGVHSGDSSCSLPPYSLSPAVQDKLREQVVALAKSLKVVGLMNTQFAITFDENGDETIYLIEVNPRASRTVPFVSKATGMALAKIAARCMVGQTLAAQGATKEIVPDYYSVKEAIFPFAKFQGVDPILGPEMRSTGEVMGVGRSFSAAMARAQEAGGIKALPQGGKVFVSVRDPDKQRVLTVAQDLIKRGYALVATEGTHAFLTAQGLECERINKVTEGRPHVVDLIKNGEIVYIVNTTEGRQAINDSFSIRREALQHRVTYSTTVSGARALVSSLEFRGTGPVWSLQELHAEVQGAA; encoded by the coding sequence ATGCCCAAGCGCACCGACATCAAAACCGTCCTGATCATCGGCGCCGGCCCGATCGTGATCGGCCAGGCCTGCGAGTTCGACTACTCCGGCGCACAGGCCTGCAAGGCCCTGCGCGACGAGGGCTATCGCGTGGTGCTGGTCAACAGCAACCCGGCCACGATCATGACCGACCCGAACATGGCCGACGCCGTGTACATCGAGCCGATCAACTGGCAGACGGTCGAGAAGATCATCGCCAAGGAAAAGCCCGACGCACTGCTGCCGACGATGGGCGGCCAGACCGCGCTCAACTGCGCACTGGACCTGGCCGACAACGGCGTGCTCGAGAAGTACAACGTCGAACTGATCGGCGCCTCGCGCGACGCCATCCGCATGGCCGAGGACCGCGAGCTGTTCCGCGTCGCCATGTCCGAGATCGGCCTGGAATGCCCGAAGGCCGAAGTCGCGCGCACGTTCGAGCAGGCGGTGGAGATTCAGACCAAGGTCGGTTACCCGACGATCATCCGTCCCTCCTTCACGCTGGGCGGTACGGGCGGCGGCATCGCCTACAACAAGGAAGAGTTCGAAGAGATCGCCAAGCGCGGCCTCGAGCTCTCGCCCGTGCACGAGATCCTCGTCGAGGAATCGGTGCTGGGCTGGAAGGAATTCGAGATGGAGGTGGTCCGCGACACCAAGGACAACTGCATCATCGTGTGCTCGATCGAGAACTTCGACGCGATGGGCGTGCACACCGGCGACTCGATCACCGTCGCCCCGGCGCAGACGCTCACCGACAAGGAATACCAGCGCCTGCGCGATGCCTCCATCGCCGTGCTGCGCAAGATCGGCGTGGACACCGGCGGCTCGAACGTGCAGTTCGGCATCAACGCCCACGACGGCCGCGTCGTCGTCATCGAGATGAACCCGCGCGTGTCGCGCTCCTCGGCGCTGGCGTCGAAGGCCACCGGCTTCCCGATCGCCAAGGTCGCCGCCAAGCTCGCCGTGGGCTACACGCTGGATGAGCTGAAGAACGAGATCACCGGCGGTCTGACGCCGGCGTCGTTCGAACCGAGCATCGACTACGTCGTCACCAAGATCCCGCGCTTTGCCTTCGAGAAGTTCCCGCAGGCCGACGCGCGCCTGACCACGCAGATGAAGTCCGTGGGCGAGGTGATGGCGATGGGCCGCACCTTCCAGGAATCGCTGCAGAAGGCGCTGCGCGGGCTGGAAACCGGCAAGGTCGGCCTCGACCCCACCGGGTTGGACCTGTCCAGCGAAGAGGACATCGCCAAGCTCAAGCGCGAACTGAAGGAGCCGGGTCCGGAGCGCATGTTCCACATCGGCGATGCGTTCCGCGCCGGCATGAGCGTGGAAGACGTGCACGCGATGTCGTTCGTCGATCCGTGGTTCCTCGATCAGATCGAGGAGATCATCGCCAACGAGAAGTCCGTCGCCGAAGCCGGCCTGTCGGCGCTCGACAAGTCGCGCATGCGCGAGCTCAAGCGCATGGGCTTCTCCGACGCGCGCCTGGCGCAGCTCACCGGCACCGACGAGACCGCCGTTCGCACGCTGCGCCGCGCCTTCGGGGTGCGTCCGGTGTACAAGCGCGTGGACTCGTGCGCGGCGGAGTTCGCCACCACCACCGCGTACATGTACTCGACGTACGAAGACGAGTGCGAGGCCAATCCGAGCAACCGCGACAAGATCATCGTGCTCGGCGGCGGCCCCAACCGCATCGGTCAGGGCATCGAGTTCGACTACTGCTGCGTGCACGCGGCGCTCGCCCTGCGCGAGGACGGGTACGAGACCATCATGGTCAACTGCAACCCGGAAACCGTATCCACCGACTACGACACCTCCGACCGCCTGTACTTCGAGCCGCTCACGCTGGAAGACGTGCTGGAAATCGCCGACCTGGAGAAGCCCAAGGGCGTGATCGTGCAGTACGGCGGCCAGACGCCGCTGAAGCTGGCGCGCGCGCTGGAAGCCAACGGCGTGCCGATCATCGGCACCACGCCCGACAGCATCGACCTGGCCGAAGACCGCGAGCGTTTCCAGAAGCTGGTGCAGGACCTGGGCCTGGCGCAGCCGCTCAACCGCACCGCGCGCAATCCGGAAGAAGCCGTCGTGCTCGCCTCGCAGATCGGCTACCCGCTGGTCGTGCGCCCGAGCTACGTGCTCGGCGGTCGCGCCATGGAAATCGTCCACGGCGACGCCGACCTCAAGCGCTACATGCGCGATGCGGTGAAGGTGTCCAACGACTCGCCGGTGCTGCTGGACCGCTTCCTCGACAACGCGGTGGAAGTGGACGTCGACGTCATCGCCGACAAGGACGGCAACGTGCTGATCGGCGGCGTGATGGAGCACATCGAGGAAGCCGGCGTGCACTCGGGCGACTCCTCGTGCTCGCTGCCGCCGTACTCGCTGAGCCCGGCGGTGCAGGACAAGCTGCGCGAGCAGGTCGTCGCGCTGGCCAAGTCGCTCAAGGTCGTGGGCCTGATGAACACGCAGTTCGCGATCACCTTCGACGAGAACGGCGACGAGACCATCTACCTGATCGAAGTGAACCCGCGCGCCTCGCGCACGGTGCCGTTCGTGTCCAAGGCCACGGGCATGGCGCTGGCGAAGATCGCCGCGCGCTGCATGGTCGGCCAGACGCTGGCCGCGCAGGGCGCGACGAAGGAGATCGTGCCGGACTACTACTCGGTCAAGGAAGCGATCTTCCCGTTCGCCAAGTTCCAGGGCGTGGACCCGATCCTCGGCCCGGAGATGCGTTCCACCGGCGAAGTGATGGGCGTGGGCCGCAGCTTCAGCGCCGCGATGGCGCGCGCGCAGGAAGCCGGCGGCATCAAGGCGCTGCCGCAGGGCGGCAAGGTGTTCGTCTCGGTGCGCGATCCGGACAAGCAGCGCGTGCTGACCGTGGCGCAGGACCTGATCAAGCGCGGCTACGCGCTGGTCGCCACCGAAGGCACGCACGCCTTCCTGACCGCGCAGGGCCTGGAGTGCGAGCGCATCAACAAGGTGACCGAAGGCCGTCCGCACGTGGTCGACCTGATCAAGAATGGTGAGATCGTCTACATCGTCAACACGACCGAAGGCCGCCAGGCCATCAACGACTCGTTCTCGATCCGCCGCGAAGCATTGCAGCACCGCGTGACGTACTCGACCACCGTGTCGGGCGCGCGTGCGCTGGTGAGTTCGCTGGAGTTCCGCGGCACCGGCCCGGTGTGGTCGCTGCAGGAACTGCACGCGGAAGTGCAGGGCGCGGCGTAA